The genomic stretch CGGCATGGAGCGCGATCATGTTGCCGTTGTCTTCCAGTTGCCACGCCTGCAGCAACTTGGTGGTTTCCGGCATGGCAGCCGAATAGCCGAGGCGCAAACCCGCCATGCCGTAAATCTTAGAAAACGTGCGCGCCACGATGATGCGCGGGTCATCGACGGGCTTCTCGATAAACGAAACATACTCGGGAGAATCGGTGGCAAAGTGGTGGTAGGCCTCGTCAATCAGTACGTACGCATTCGCGGGCAGCTTGCGCACGAACGCTTCGATATCGCGCCGCGGCGTCAGCGAGGCGGTGGGATTGTTGGGATTGCAGATGTACACCAGGCCGGTGTCGCTGCCGGCGCTCGCCAGCATGGCGTCGAGATCGTGCGCGTAGCTGGCGGTGAGCGGAACCTCGATAACTTGTGCTCCGCGAGCACGCGAATAGGCGAGCGAGGACTCGAACGTCGGTACCGCGGCAATCAGTTTGCGTCCCGGGCCGGTGAAGGCGCGAGAACACATGGCCAGCACTTCCGTCGAACCATTGCCGAGCAGC from Terriglobales bacterium encodes the following:
- a CDS encoding aminotransferase class I/II-fold pyridoxal phosphate-dependent enzyme; amino-acid sequence: MSFSRRSFLGTLGLGATAAAVGFSGLEQIALGEPPRTAAVNGFRLLNSNENAYGMFPSVEKACVEGLRVANRYPFKIYNDVVARVAASIKISPKQVLLGNGSTEVLAMCSRAFTGPGRKLIAAVPTFESSLAYSRARGAQVIEVPLTASYAHDLDAMLASAGSDTGLVYICNPNNPTASLTPRRDIEAFVRKLPANAYVLIDEAYHHFATDSPEYVSFIEKPVDDPRIIVARTFSKIYGMAGLRLGYSAAMPETTKLLQAWQLEDNGNMIALHA